A single Danio rerio strain Tuebingen ecotype United States chromosome 17, GRCz12tu, whole genome shotgun sequence DNA region contains:
- the zgc:194887 gene encoding uncharacterized protein isoform X1 — translation MGFSLRLRMLVLWCAVFLLLCVQTEASPVENLHLLHPDEHKLILNLGQKEIPRDCHDLWQRSGGEARDGLYVIRPGGSSIAVFCAMADGGWTVVQHITVNSSVDFDRSWDDYKRGFGSLTGNHWLGNEHLHQLTSGPERFKLGIKLVDGDAVTKTGEYDPVMVEDERAQYRLRLGLFTGTAADALTADTENYLHDNQRFTTRDRDNDNYYQNCARLEFQGVAGGGWWYDACAGANLNRRNVIYWQKDCNKERMCKYAWMMVKPSEQLKVIRSGECGRDEL, via the exons ATGGGTTTCTCTCTCCGTCTGAGGATGCTTGTGTTGTGGTGTGCTGTTTTTCTGCTTTTGTGTGTTCAGACTGAAGCGTCTCCTGTTGAAAACCTCCATCTGCTCCATCCGGATGAACACAAGCTCATCCTGAACCTCGGACAGAAAG aGATCCCACGGGATTGTCATGATCTGTGGCAGCGCTCGGGCGGTGAGGCGCGGGACGGCCTGTATGTGATCCGGCCCGGTGGCTCAAGCATCGCGGTGTTCTGCGCCATGGCGGACGGCGGCTGGACGGTGGTGCAGCACATCACGGTCAACAGCAGCGTGGACTTTGACCGCTCCTGGGACGACTATAAACGCGGCTTCGGTTCGCTCACTGGGAACCACTGGCTGGGGAACGAGCACCTGCACCAGCTCACCAGCGGCCCAGAGCGATTCAAACTCGGCATTAAACTGGTGGACGGAGACGCGGTGACCAAAACCGGCGAGTACGACCCGGTGATGGTGGAGGACGAGCGGGCGCAGTACCGGCTGAGGCTCGGGCTGTTCACGGGCACCGCAGCGGATGCGCTCACGGCGGACACTGAGAACTACCTCCACGACAACCAGCGCTTCACCACCAGAGACAGAGACAACGACAACTACTACCAGAACTGTGCCCGGCTGGAGTTCCAGGGCGTGGCAGGCGGCGGCTGGTGGTACGATGCGTGCGCAGGCGCCAACTTGAACCGCAGGAACGTCATCTACTGGCAGAAAGACTGCAATAAAGAGCGCATGTGCAAATACGCCTGGATGATGGTGAAGCCCTCAGAGCAGCTCAAAGTCATCCGCAGCGGAGAGTGTGGCAGAGACGAGCTCTGA
- the zgc:194887 gene encoding uncharacterized protein LOC571819 precursor (The RefSeq protein has 1 substitution compared to this genomic sequence): protein MRVLWCAVFLLLCVQTEASPVENLHLLHPDEHKLILNLGQKEIPRDCHDLWQRSGGEARDGLYVIRPGGSSIAVFCAMADGGWTVVQHITVNSSVDFDRSWDDYKRGFGSLTGNHWLGNEHLHQLTSGPERFKLGIKLVDGDAVTKTGEYDPVMVEDERAQYRLRLGLFTGTAADALTADTENYLHDNQRFTTRDRDNDNYYQNCARLEFQGVAGGGWWYDACAGANLNRRNVIYWQKDCNKERMCKYAWMMVKPSEQLKVIRSGECGRDEL, encoded by the exons ATGCTTGTGTTGTGGTGTGCTGTTTTTCTGCTTTTGTGTGTTCAGACTGAAGCGTCTCCTGTTGAAAACCTCCATCTGCTCCATCCGGATGAACACAAGCTCATCCTGAACCTCGGACAGAAAG aGATCCCACGGGATTGTCATGATCTGTGGCAGCGCTCGGGCGGTGAGGCGCGGGACGGCCTGTATGTGATCCGGCCCGGTGGCTCAAGCATCGCGGTGTTCTGCGCCATGGCGGACGGCGGCTGGACGGTGGTGCAGCACATCACGGTCAACAGCAGCGTGGACTTTGACCGCTCCTGGGACGACTATAAACGCGGCTTCGGTTCGCTCACTGGGAACCACTGGCTGGGGAACGAGCACCTGCACCAGCTCACCAGCGGCCCAGAGCGATTCAAACTCGGCATTAAACTGGTGGACGGAGACGCGGTGACCAAAACCGGCGAGTACGACCCGGTGATGGTGGAGGACGAGCGGGCGCAGTACCGGCTGAGGCTCGGGCTGTTCACGGGCACCGCAGCGGATGCGCTCACGGCGGACACTGAGAACTACCTCCACGACAACCAGCGCTTCACCACCAGAGACAGAGACAACGACAACTACTACCAGAACTGTGCCCGGCTGGAGTTCCAGGGCGTGGCAGGCGGCGGCTGGTGGTACGATGCGTGCGCAGGCGCCAACTTGAACCGCAGGAACGTCATCTACTGGCAGAAAGACTGCAATAAAGAGCGCATGTGCAAATACGCCTGGATGATGGTGAAGCCCTCAGAGCAGCTCAAAGTCATCCGCAGCGGAGAGTGTGGCAGAGACGAGCTCTGA